GCTACGACCAGACCCTGGTACGGCGCGACGACGAGCGCGGCAAGTTTTCCGTGCTGTATTACCGTGCTGGCCACATTATCGCCGCCGACTGCGTCAACACCCCCTTGGACTTCATGGCCGTCAAGAATGCCCTGGCCAAGGGGCAGAACATCCCGGCCGCCGCCGCCTCCGACGCGACAGTGCCGCTGAAGTCCGTTACGACGACCCCCTGACCTTGGCACTCTTTTAGGAGCAAGCATGAGAAATCGCCATTCCACCACCGAACAGGCCGCTGGAGCCCCCGTCTGGGCCGCGGCGGACCCTGCAGCCCATGCCGAGGACCCGCGGGCACAGGCCTTCGCCGCCGCGCACCCGATCCGGCCCGTGCCGGCCACCGGCCCCGTGGACACGAGCCCCATTGCGTGTACGCCCTCCACTGGTTTTGCTGAGCTCTGGGTCGCCGTAGTGACCGAGACGCGCACCCGCGGCAATGACATCCACCTGCCCATTTCATTGGCGTACGCATCCCGCCTGTGTGACGCCCATCCGGAGGCCGACCGCGAACTGGTCATGGTCAGCGTGCTCCTGCATGACACGGGCTGGGCTCACGTGGACGAGTCACGGATCATTTCCGAAGGCTTCTCAGGGGACTGGCGCAAGGCGGCCATCCGCTACGAGCACGAGGTAGAGGGCTGCAAGGTGGCCCGGCGAGTGCTGCCGCCGCTAGGCTACTCCCCCGACTTCGTTGAGCGGGTGTGCGAGATCATCGACGGCCACGACACCCGGCCCGTGGCATACTCCCTGGAGGATGCATTGATGCGAGACGCGGACCGGCTGTGGAGGTTCGATCAGGCCGGCATTGCGCTGGCGTCAACGTGGTTCGCCATGGACCCGGCCACGTACACGGACCGGCTTGCCACCGAGATCATCCCCGAGCTCATCACCCGCGCCGCCGTCGACATGGGCAGCGCCGACCTGGCCCGCTCCAACTCCCTCCTCAAGACACAGGTGATCCGATGAGCAACGCCATCGAGGCACGTGCCGCCCTGTCCCTGCCCTACACGCACGTGGACACCCTGTTCATCGACGGCGCCTGGACACCGGCACTGGGCACGGAGCGCAGCAACGTCACGGACCCGGCCACCGGCCAGGTGTGGGGCTCGGTGCCCAACGGGAACCCGCTCGACCTCGACAGGGCCGCCACTGCCGCCCGGCGCGCCTTCGACGCCGGTGTCTGGCCGCGCCTGACGCCGAGCGAGCGCGCCGGCTACCTGATGCGCATCGCCGACGAGGTGGAACGGCGCGCGGAGGAGCTGGCGCTGACCAACACGCGCGAAAACGGCTCACCCCTGGCCGAGTCGCGGGGTGCGGCAGCCAACGCGGCCGGCATCTTCCGCTACTTCGCCACCCTGGCCGACCACCTGGAACGCGAGGATGTGCGCCCGTTCCCATCCGGCGTCGGCGAAACCGTGGTGCGCCGGGATCCCGTGGGCGTGTGCTCACTGATTGCACCGTGGAACTTCCCCATCAACTTAATGGTCATCAAATTGGCCCCAGCCCTGCTGGCTGGCTGCACGGTGGTCATGAAGCCAGCTTCCCCCACCCCGCTGTCCCTGCGCCTGATAGTGGACGCCGTGGCAGCCGCGGGGGTGCCGGCCGGCGTCGTCAATCTCGTCACCGGCAACGGCGCACTCGGCGATGCCATGGTCAAGCACCCCCTCGTGGACAAGGTCGCGTTCACGGGCTCGACGCCGGTCGGGCGCAAGATCGCCTCGGCCGCCGGCGCCCTGTTGCGCCCGGTCACCCTGGAATTGGGCGGGAAATCCAGCGCCATCGTGCTCCCCGACGCGGATCTGAACGCCATGAGTGAGGTACTAATCCGCTCATGCATGCGCAACACAGGCCAGACCTGTTACATCTCCACCCGCATCCTTGCCACCTCGTCGCGTTACAACGACGTGGTGGACATGGTGACCGCCACCATTGCGGCCGGCCGTCAGGGGGACCCACTGGATACTGCAACCGTCTTTGGCCCGTCGGCAACCGCCTCCCAGTTCGCCACCGTCATGGAGTATGTCCAATCAGGCCATGCCGAAGGGGCCAAGGCCACCACGGGCGGCCGGGCCGCAACCCTCGGGGATGGACTCGACGGCGGCTACTTCGTGGAGCCCACAGTCTTTGCCGACGTGGACCCCGGCATGCGCATTTCTCGGGAGGAAATCTTTGGACCCGTGCTGTCGGTGCTGAAATACGACACGGTCGAGGATGCGGTCGCGTTGGCGAACAACACCGAGTTCGGCCTGGGCGGTCTCGTTTTCGGAGCCGATCCCGACGCCGCCATGGACGTTGCCAACCGCCTCGACACCGGCTCGGTGGGCGTGAACTTCTTTGCCTCCAACCACGCCGCACCGTTTGGCGGCCGCCACGATTCGGGGCTGGGCACCGAATACGGCGTCGAGGGCCTCAATGCCTACCTCAGCTACAAGTCAATCCACCGCCGCTGACTTTGGCGCAGCGGCGGTGCTGGCGTGCCGTCCCGTGCCAGCCGCCGCGCGTCATCAGTTCCCGGCGGAGGCGCGGAATCTGCGAGACTGGTCCTAAGCAATATTCCCGGCACAGTTCGTGCCGGCTCCCCCACCGGAAGTGGTCCTGTGCGTTACATCAAGCTGCGTGATCTTACCGTCTCTGCCGTCGGTCTGGGTTGCATGGGCATGTCCCATATCTACACCGGCCGCGACCAGTCAGACGCGGAATCGATCCGCACTGTTCACCGGGCCCTGGAGCTCGGTGTCACACA
The Arthrobacter alpinus genome window above contains:
- a CDS encoding HD domain-containing protein, which gives rise to MRNRHSTTEQAAGAPVWAAADPAAHAEDPRAQAFAAAHPIRPVPATGPVDTSPIACTPSTGFAELWVAVVTETRTRGNDIHLPISLAYASRLCDAHPEADRELVMVSVLLHDTGWAHVDESRIISEGFSGDWRKAAIRYEHEVEGCKVARRVLPPLGYSPDFVERVCEIIDGHDTRPVAYSLEDALMRDADRLWRFDQAGIALASTWFAMDPATYTDRLATEIIPELITRAAVDMGSADLARSNSLLKTQVIR
- a CDS encoding aldehyde dehydrogenase family protein, with the protein product MSNAIEARAALSLPYTHVDTLFIDGAWTPALGTERSNVTDPATGQVWGSVPNGNPLDLDRAATAARRAFDAGVWPRLTPSERAGYLMRIADEVERRAEELALTNTRENGSPLAESRGAAANAAGIFRYFATLADHLEREDVRPFPSGVGETVVRRDPVGVCSLIAPWNFPINLMVIKLAPALLAGCTVVMKPASPTPLSLRLIVDAVAAAGVPAGVVNLVTGNGALGDAMVKHPLVDKVAFTGSTPVGRKIASAAGALLRPVTLELGGKSSAIVLPDADLNAMSEVLIRSCMRNTGQTCYISTRILATSSRYNDVVDMVTATIAAGRQGDPLDTATVFGPSATASQFATVMEYVQSGHAEGAKATTGGRAATLGDGLDGGYFVEPTVFADVDPGMRISREEIFGPVLSVLKYDTVEDAVALANNTEFGLGGLVFGADPDAAMDVANRLDTGSVGVNFFASNHAAPFGGRHDSGLGTEYGVEGLNAYLSYKSIHRR